The nucleotide window ATAAGGAAAACATTTTGGATGGAACCTTCCAAAACCGGAGCATTACAACCCTACCTGGATGGAGCTCATTGATGGGATTTCAGTTTGAAAACCTTGTCCTAAACAACTTCATTCCCCTCTGTAAATCGCTTCACATCCCCTTAGAAGACATCCAAAAAAAAAGGGCGTTTCTTCCAACGAAAAACCCAAGATCAGCAAGGGTGTCAAATCGACCTTCTGATCCAAACCCACGACCAAACGCTTTATCTCTGCGAAATTAAGTTTTCCAAAAATCCCCTTCCCCACACGATCATCCAAGAGCTCGAAGAAAAAATGAACCGGTTTCGCCTCCCTAAGGGGTACTCGATTAAGCCCATCCACGTCAACGGCCTCGCCGAGTCCCTAGAAGAAAGCCCCTTTTTTGCCCACGCCGTGAGCTTCAGCAAGCTTCTCGAAGAAAACTAAATGATCGGAATTTGACGCGGAGCAAGCGGGGTTATTGTCTGTCCCTTTTGGTCAGTGTAATCGGTGATAAAGTTCAGGTAGCCTTTTTTTTGCGCAACAGCAACTATAGTCAATGCTAAAAAACCAACGCCAAGATAATATGTTTTATGAGAGGTTTCTAAATTTGGAAGCTGTATCTCTTCTTCAACGCGAACAAGAAAAGTATTAATTTGCTTGGGATTATCCTTAGGAGGAAAAAGCTTCAAAAGCCCCTCTGCTATTTCATTGCGCTTAGAAGAGCATAAAACAAATGCATTTTTGGACTTTGGATTTATTTCGCTATTTCCATGAGAATCGAAAAGCCCATACCTAAAAGAGTTTTCATGCCTAAACACCACAAGTGATGATGTTTTACCTTCATTAGTGATCACAACACCAAAGGAACCTACCTGAGTGGCCACTTGTTCTAAACTCGCAAGGAAGTTTTTAAAGTGTTCTAAAGCACTTCCTTTTTGACCTGGGAGCATCTTATACTTTTCCATTTCAGGCCATATCTTGGAGTCCAGCTGGGTCAATCCTAAAATTGCTTCACTATCAGGGCTTTCCCACAGCATTTTAACATCTTTATTTGCTTTTCGAACCTCTTGACCAACTTCATAAATTGCAAGCCCTCGATCAACAATTTGGTTAACCACCTCAGAAGACATACCCCCGAGTCCTTTCTTAAAAACCGTTAAAAGAAAAATTTGGGCGCAAAAAGTGCAAGCATTAGAGCCTCCATTTTTGAACTGATTAAAACCTCCAAAAATGACCCGTTTTTCTTCTGATAAATCAAGGGGTGGTCTTATATCTACAAAAGCCCTTACTAAAGTTTTACATGCAGTGTCATCCTTTTTCTCTAAGGCTTCTTGCATAAGAGCTGCCCACCCTTTCACCCCTATAGAGGTCTGTAAAGTATCAGGCTGAAAACACATACAACGGTTAAGAAGAGGCTGCGCATTAGACGAAGAAGATGTTGCCATAAGAAATTTCTCCTAATATTTGCCTTACATCTTACTAGAGGCGAGAATAAAAGTCTTGCATTTGAGTGATTTTCTTTATAAAATGGATCTCTAAACAAAGGAGAACGTATGAGTCAAGGCACCCTAAAGATCCACAGTGAAAATATTCTTCCCATTATCAAGAAATGGTTATACACCGATCGGGACATTTTCCTCCGCGAGCTGATTTCCAATGCATGCGACGCGATGAGTAAACTCAAAATTTTACGTGACCAAGGGAAAGCAGACTTTAAAGATGAAGAGCTTCGGATCGACATCACCCTCGACACAGAAAAAAAGACCCTGCAGATTTCTGATACCGGCCTGGGGATGACAGGCAAAGAGGTTGAAAAGTATATCGCCCAGCTCGCCTTTTCAGGGGCCGAAGAATTTGTCAAAAAATACCAAGACAAAGGCGCCGATGAGATCATTGGCCATTTTGGACTCGGGTTTTACTCCTCCTTCATGGTAAGCGACACCGTCGAAATCGACACCCACTCCTACCAGAAAAACACCAAAGCTGCCCTCTGGTCATGCGATGGTTCTCCCAACTACACTCTCGATGCCGGAACCCGCGAAGAACGGGGGACCACCATCACCCTTCATATCAACAAAGAGTCGGAAGAGTTCCTCGAAGAAGCGCGGATCCGGGAGATGCTTCTCAAACATTGCCGCTTCCTCCCCTATCCGATCCATCTTAATGGAACCCACATCAACGACAAAGAGCCCCTTTGGACCAAGCCCGCCTCCGAGTGCACCGACAAAGAGTACATCGACTTCTACCACACCCTCTATCCCCTTGAGCCCGATCCCATTTTCTGGATCCACCTCAACGTCGACTATCCCTTCCACCTTCAAGGGATCCTCTATTTCCCCAAAATTGGGAAGCGGATCGACCCCAACCAACCCACTCTCCAGCTCTACTGCAACCGGGTCTTTGTCTCTGACAACTGCAAAGACCTCATCCCCGACTTCCTCACCGTCCTCCGCGGCGTCATCGACAGTCCCGACATTCCCCTCAACGTTTCCCGCTCTAACCTCCAAATGGACCGGACCGTCCGGCAGCTCGCCAGCCACATCTCCAAAAAAGTATCCGACAAGCTCACCGCAGAGCTCCAGTCCAACCGGGAGAGCTTTATCGAAAAGTGGCCCGACATCGAAATGGTCCTGAAGCTTGGCATCCTCCAAGATGACAAGTTCTACGACCGCGTCAAAAACTGCCTCATCTGGAAAACCTCAGAAGAGACCTGGACCACCCTCGACGAATACATGGAGCGCCACCCCGAAAAAAAAATCTACTACCACCACGATGAGAAACAGGTGACCCACTTCTTCGACATGTACAAAGAAAAAGGGATCGAAATTCTCTTTGCCCCGTCCCACCTTGATACCCCTCTCATGACCTTCCTCGAAGGAAAACACACCGGTGCCACCTTCCAAAGACTCGACGGAGCCATCGATGAGCTCATCCTCGATAAAGACAAAGAAAAAACAGTCCTCGACTCCGACGGAAAAACCGAAGCGGTCAAAATCGCTGACTACTTCCGCACTAAGCTGCCCCAAGAAGGCCTCGAAGTCGAAGCCAAAAGCCTTTCCAGCAGTACCGTCCCCGCCTTCATCATGCTTTCCGAAAAAGAGCGCCGCATGCGGGACTACTTTGCCCTATCCGGGCAAGCGCTTCCCAACATCGGCAACAAACAAACCTTCGTCATCAACACCAACAGTCCCCTCATCCAATCCCTCCCCAAACTCGAGACCAAAAACCCCGACCTTGCCACCTCCCTCGTCAAACAGCTCTACGAACTCTCCCTTCTCTCCCAACGAGAACTCCCCGCCGAAGACTTCTCCCCCTTCCTCAAGCGCTCCAGCGAGCTCCTTGAAGAGCTCGCCACCGCTCTTGCCACATAGGAGTTTCCTATGAGCAAAAAAGTCCTCATGCTTGCGGGACCTAATGGCTAAGGGAAAAGCACTTTAACGCTGGGGCTTATTGCCGATGCCCCCCTTGTTGACGCATTTATTGACGTTGACGCAATTGCAAAGGGGCTTGCCCCTTTGCATCCAGAAAGTGTTGCCTTAGCGGCCAGTAAGCTCATGATTACCCGTTTAAAAGAGCTCCTAAACATTGGAAAAAGCTTTGCTTTTGAAACAACAGGGGCCGGAACAAACTACATTAAACACCTAGAGCAAGCAAAATCTCAAGGATACGAAGTCCACCTCGCCTTCTTATGGCTTGCAAGCCCTAAACAGGCCATTGACCGTGTTACACAAAGAGTGAAGCAAGGAGGACACCATATCGAAAAAGAAACCATTGTTCGACGCTACTTCGCTGGGCTCAAAAACCTTCTAAAACACTATCTTCCCCTCGTTGATTCTGCCCTTATTATGGATAACTCTTCAGAGGAACTTCCCAAAAAAATAATCGCAAAAAAAGAAACCAATACTTCTATAGAAATTCTTGATCCAGTAACTTGGAAAAAAATTGAGGAGGCTGCTCAATGAGTAATGAAATGCACGATTGGATCTTAAGGGCCCATGAAAAAAGCTTCCAAAGAGCCTTCGAAACAGCAGTGCGCACCAAAACAGCTCTTGTCTTCTTCAAAGATGGGGAAGTGGTCAAAGTCTACCCCCCTTATCGCTACGAGCTTGTTCCCGAAGAGCCCAAAGAAAAATAATATATAAATTATTTTAATCCCTCTTTTTATTTAACTAAAATCAATTTTTAGTTATAATAGTTGTATCATTTATAATAGTTGTAAAAGAAGAGGGAAATTCATGTCAGCAACAACTTTAGCCGCTTATGGCGTCCCAGATGCCGTTATTACTGCTCTTGGGCCAGGAGGCTCTGAAGGTGAGCTTATAAGATCGCTTAATATTGAAAATGAATCACTTAAATCGACCCATAAGTCTAACGAAGCGGCTTTAAACACTCTAACTATCCAATATGGGAAAGCAAAGCATAGGCTCCTTAAGGTTCAAGAAACCCTTCGAGAGCTCCCGCTTGAGGCTCAAAAGCTAAAAGCCCGAATCGAGACCCTTAGACGGGAACTAAACCTTCCTGCCATCGCTATTAAAATCATCCCTTTTAGACCTACTAACCCAGAAAGAACGCCCCTTTCTACAGAAAAACGTCCAATTTCTCTCTGCAAAACCGAGCTATTTCCAGTGATTACCAAAGCCCTCAGGAAAAAGGGGTTGATCCCTGCTGGCACCCTTGCAGAAGAGCTTATCCTACCTCTTCTCCGAGAAAATCTAGAGCTTCGAAAAGAAACTCCCACAGACAGGATTCTTAAAAAAGTTAAATCATTAAAAATCAATACATTAAGAGATCTTCAGATTGCCGAAGAAGATCTTGAAAAAGCGGCTCCCCTTGCACGCCAGGTCGAGCTCCTTAAAACCCAAGTCACTAAGCTAGAGGAAAGAAAGATCTGTAGTTTAGAGATCTCCCCTTCCAAGCCATCCTTCACAAGCTTCTCTCCAAGCAAAGCTTCTATTGCTCCAGCCCACCTAATCGACTGGTTTCCAGAGTATTGGTGATTAAAATAATCAATTAACACCCCATCTCATTAAACACAAATAACTTACAACTTACTCGCTCTGTAATTCATAGATATTTAATTACAAATATGCTATAATATAGGAATAAGGGTAATAAAAACATTAAAATAGCTGAGTTAAAATGGGTGTAATTCAAGAGGCAGATATTTATCTTGGGAACAAGTCCGTGGGGCTTTCGAAGTATAGTGATATCCACAGGGGTTATGCTAAGGTAGAGGACCAACGTAATTTTTATATTGGGGACCATGTTGCTGCACTTCTCGCTGATCCTACCTTCAGACGCTCTGCTGAAACCACCCTAG belongs to Candidatus Neptunochlamydia vexilliferae and includes:
- the htpG gene encoding molecular chaperone HtpG; translated protein: MSQGTLKIHSENILPIIKKWLYTDRDIFLRELISNACDAMSKLKILRDQGKADFKDEELRIDITLDTEKKTLQISDTGLGMTGKEVEKYIAQLAFSGAEEFVKKYQDKGADEIIGHFGLGFYSSFMVSDTVEIDTHSYQKNTKAALWSCDGSPNYTLDAGTREERGTTITLHINKESEEFLEEARIREMLLKHCRFLPYPIHLNGTHINDKEPLWTKPASECTDKEYIDFYHTLYPLEPDPIFWIHLNVDYPFHLQGILYFPKIGKRIDPNQPTLQLYCNRVFVSDNCKDLIPDFLTVLRGVIDSPDIPLNVSRSNLQMDRTVRQLASHISKKVSDKLTAELQSNRESFIEKWPDIEMVLKLGILQDDKFYDRVKNCLIWKTSEETWTTLDEYMERHPEKKIYYHHDEKQVTHFFDMYKEKGIEILFAPSHLDTPLMTFLEGKHTGATFQRLDGAIDELILDKDKEKTVLDSDGKTEAVKIADYFRTKLPQEGLEVEAKSLSSSTVPAFIMLSEKERRMRDYFALSGQALPNIGNKQTFVINTNSPLIQSLPKLETKNPDLATSLVKQLYELSLLSQRELPAEDFSPFLKRSSELLEELATALAT
- a CDS encoding zeta toxin family protein, with product MHPESVALAASKLMITRLKELLNIGKSFAFETTGAGTNYIKHLEQAKSQGYEVHLAFLWLASPKQAIDRVTQRVKQGGHHIEKETIVRRYFAGLKNLLKHYLPLVDSALIMDNSSEELPKKIIAKKETNTSIEILDPVTWKKIEEAAQ